A stretch of the Esox lucius isolate fEsoLuc1 chromosome 2, fEsoLuc1.pri, whole genome shotgun sequence genome encodes the following:
- the ccpg1 gene encoding cell cycle progression protein 1 isoform X4: protein MSESSSDTESSCGWTIISNEGSDIETLGPETGLECGADLPESTQVLEPGLVHDQPTPLPEECIEERGESSPDTILKKEALDETLSALEVSGEVAGDEHVTLCSSSDHSDIVTLGDVREAELGPWDEQTVVEEEAATSEDLYLGTSSSSQYTFSTAETVFPSEQPVVANTSSSEDEAGEQVTSVVRRRRVRRCTTSSVAEPEEEVPEIGSDKEETPGKGAHKVELQQKPAVAPPTQSHVSGTLNKCILLALVIAISMGFGHFYGKGTLWSRCFEGTVQVQERQKIVEKIRVNELGDSKELQHHCQKGPSVITKDVVESLREDLEDKRDMVLSLTGIMDKLTKENQDLRSKQAQLQAQKEDLVVQLKQTGEERIKIESQQKQLTVENQQLKSSLEHEEESLSTLQEELRNLRSQIRDLEERGSGADSILSENQRLKDHLEEEKQHLRSFLSQREALMSEAQMLRRELDNERRVTDQLRDKLEQLSSHNIRAGGEADPETVALQSRLMELEKKLNFEQQRSDLWERLYVETKEERAKGDKQTKVKKSKGGVIGKVKDTFDAVKNSTKEFVHHHKEQIKKAKEAVKENLRKFSDSVKSTFRHFKDSASRMMNRRHHDRRFHERKEATTEQQEYHGDHGNKHSDDEPWQHNTHRPMHQHPHKSTDNYFQANRNTRKSGDKVEDPNIHNQQRGMPKGCSGVFDCAYQESMSLFNKAMDPIRADEFNQLLRSYLQEEVGHFHHWAELENFIKNFFHNGVFIHDQMLFTDFVSGVEDYLEDMDEYHGHNHYVFEDLDDYVYRHFFGDTYSKRYGPSRPFEGSDTDTKEERQAKQQQHKQQRARSRPQRERKWSRSERNTDQHMADVKIELGPMPFDPKY, encoded by the exons ATGTCAGAGAGCTCCAGTGACACGGAGTCCTCCTGTGGATGGACCATCATAAGTAATGAG GGTTCAGATATTGAGACCCTGGGGCCAGAGACTGGCCTAGAATGTGGGGCTGACCTCCCAGAGAGTACCCAAGTGCTGGAGCCAGGGCTGGTACATGACCAACCCACCCCTCTCCCTG AGGAGTGCATTGAAGAGAGGGGTGAGTCATCTCCTGATACCATCCTGAAAAAAGAAGCCTTAGATGAGACGTTGTCTGCTTTAGAG GTAAGCGGAGAGGTGGCGGGGGACGAGCATGTGACTCTGTGCTCCTCCAGCGACCACTCTGACATTGTGACTCTGGGGGACGTGAGGGAGGCTGAGCTGGGCCCTTGGGATGAGCAGACAGTGGTGGAGGAAGAGGCAGCGACCAGTGAGGATCTCTACCTGGGAACCTCCTCCAGCAGCCAGTACACCTTCAGCACTGCAGAAACTG TCTTCCCTTCAGAGCAGCCCGTGGTTGCAAACACAAGCAGCAGTGAGGATGAGGCAGGGGAGCAGGTCACCTCTGTGGTGCGGAGGCGCAGGGTGAGGAGGTGCACCACAAGTTCCGTAGCTGAGCCTGAAGAGGAGGTGCCAGAGATTGGTAGTGACAAAGAAGAAACTCCAGGAAAGGGGGCACATAAGGTGGAGTTACAGCAGAAACCTGCCGTTGCCCCCCCAACTCAGAGCCATGTCAGCGGCACCCTCAATAAATGTATCCTACTGGCCCTCGTCATTGCCATCAGTATGGGCTTTGGTCATTTCTACG GGAAAGGTACACTATGGAGTAGATGTTTTGAGG GCACTGTACAGGTTCAGGAGAGGCAGAAGATTGTGGAGAAGATCAGAGTGAACGAGCTTGGTGATTCCAAAGAGCTACAACATCATTGTCAGAAAGGACCAAGTGTAATCACCAAG GATGTGGTTGAAAGTCTGAGAGAAGACCTAGAGGACAAGCGTGACATGGTGCTGTCCCTCACTGGGATTATGGATAAACTTACAAAAGAGAACCAGGATCTCAGATCCAAACAGGCACAGCTTCAG GCCCAGAAAGAAGACTTGGTTGTGCAGCTGAAACAAACTGGCGAGGAAAGGATTAAGATTGAGTCTCAGCAAAAACAACTGACTGTGGAAAACCAACAGCTGAAGAGCTCCCTGGAGCACGAGGAGGAGTCCTTGTCCACTCTGCAGGAGGAGCTGAGGAACCTGCGCTCCCAGATCAGAGACTTAGAAGAGAGGGGGTCTGGGGCTGATTCTATCCTGTCTGAGAACCAGAGGCTGAAGGACcacctggaggaggagaagcaGCATCTCCGCAGCTTCTTGAGCCAGAGGGAAGCCCTGATGTCTGaggcacagatgttgaggaggGAGCTGGACAATGAACGGAGGGTGACTGACCAACTGAGGGATAAGTTAGAGCAGCTGAGTAGCCACAACATCcgggcaggaggagaggccgACCCGGAGACGGTAGCACTGCAATCACGGCTCATGGAGCTGGAGAAGAAATTGAACTTCGAACAGCAGCGCTCTGACCTGTGGGAGAGGCTCTATGTAGAAACCAAAGAGGAAAGGGCAAAGGGTGACAAGCAGACCAAAGTCAAGAAGTCAAAGGGCGGTGTGATTGGGAAAGTTAAAGACACTTTTGATGCTGTGAAGAACTCCACCAAGGAGTTTGTACACCATCACAAAGAACAGATCAAGAAAGCGAAAGAGGCTGTGAAAGAGAATCTGAGGAAGTTCTCAGATTCTGTGAAGTCCACCTTCCGCCACTTCAAGGACTCTGCTTCCCGTATGATGAATCGCCGGCATCATGATCGGAGGTTTCATGAAAGGAAGGAAGCCACGACTGAGCAGCAGGAGTATCATGGAGACCATGGAAACAAGCACTCAGATGACGAACCATGGCAGCACAATACCCATAGGCCCATGCACCAGCACCCTCATAAATCCACTGACAACTATTTCCAGGCCAACCGTAACACCCGGAAGTCAGGGGATAAAGTTGAGGACCCAAACATCCACAACCAACAAAGAGGAATGCCCAAAGGTTGCTCAGGGGTTTTCGACTGTGCCTACCAAGAATCCATGAGCCTCTTTAACAAAGCCATGGACCCCATAAGAGCAGATGAGTTCAACCAGCTGCTCCGCAGCTATCTCCAGGAGGAGGTTGGCCACTTCCACCACTGGGCAGAGCTTGAGAACTTCATTAAGAATTTCTTCCACAATGGCGTTTTCATCCATGATCAGATGCTGTTCACAGACTTTGTTAGTGGTGTGGAGGATTACTTAGAGGACATGGATGAGTACCATGGTCACAACCATTATGTTTTTGAGGATCTTGATGATTATGTATACAGGCACTTCTTTGGAGATACCTACTCCAAACGTTATGGGCCAAG TAGACCATTCGAGGGATCAGACACGGATACTAAAGAAGAAAGACAGGCTAAGCAGCAGCAGCACAAGCAACAGAGGGCCCGGTCTCGGCCACAAAGGGAGAGGAAGTGGAGCAGATCTGAAAggaacacagaccaacacatgGCTGATGTGAAAATAGAGTTGGGACCTATGCCCTTTGATCCCAAATATTAA
- the ccpg1 gene encoding cell cycle progression protein 1 isoform X7 translates to MSESSSDTESSCGWTIISNEGSDIETLGPETGLECGADLPESTQVLEPGLVHDQPTPLPEECIEERGESSPDTILKKEALDETLSALEVSGEVAGDEHVTLCSSSDHSDIVTLGDVREAELGPWDEQTVVEEEAATSEDLYLGTSSSSQYTFSTAETARLMMGCWEFPQSLWDLGCHLKGQLSGNRSLSVFPSEQPVVANTSSSEDEAGEQVTSVVRRRRVRRCTTSSVAEPEEEVPEIGSDKEETPGKGAHKVELQQKPAVAPPTQSHVSGTLNKCILLALVIAISMGFGHFYGTVQVQERQKIVEKIRVNELGDSKELQHHCQKGPSVITKAQKEDLVVQLKQTGEERIKIESQQKQLTVENQQLKSSLEHEEESLSTLQEELRNLRSQIRDLEERGSGADSILSENQRLKDHLEEEKQHLRSFLSQREALMSEAQMLRRELDNERRVTDQLRDKLEQLSSHNIRAGGEADPETVALQSRLMELEKKLNFEQQRSDLWERLYVETKEERAKGDKQTKVKKSKGGVIGKVKDTFDAVKNSTKEFVHHHKEQIKKAKEAVKENLRKFSDSVKSTFRHFKDSASRMMNRRHHDRRFHERKEATTEQQEYHGDHGNKHSDDEPWQHNTHRPMHQHPHKSTDNYFQANRNTRKSGDKVEDPNIHNQQRGMPKGCSGVFDCAYQESMSLFNKAMDPIRADEFNQLLRSYLQEEVGHFHHWAELENFIKNFFHNGVFIHDQMLFTDFVSGVEDYLEDMDEYHGHNHYVFEDLDDYVYRHFFGDTYSKRYGPSRPFEGSDTDTKEERQAKQQQHKQQRARSRPQRERKWSRSERNTDQHMADVKIELGPMPFDPKY, encoded by the exons ATGTCAGAGAGCTCCAGTGACACGGAGTCCTCCTGTGGATGGACCATCATAAGTAATGAG GGTTCAGATATTGAGACCCTGGGGCCAGAGACTGGCCTAGAATGTGGGGCTGACCTCCCAGAGAGTACCCAAGTGCTGGAGCCAGGGCTGGTACATGACCAACCCACCCCTCTCCCTG AGGAGTGCATTGAAGAGAGGGGTGAGTCATCTCCTGATACCATCCTGAAAAAAGAAGCCTTAGATGAGACGTTGTCTGCTTTAGAG GTAAGCGGAGAGGTGGCGGGGGACGAGCATGTGACTCTGTGCTCCTCCAGCGACCACTCTGACATTGTGACTCTGGGGGACGTGAGGGAGGCTGAGCTGGGCCCTTGGGATGAGCAGACAGTGGTGGAGGAAGAGGCAGCGACCAGTGAGGATCTCTACCTGGGAACCTCCTCCAGCAGCCAGTACACCTTCAGCACTGCAGAAACTG CCAGGTTGATGATGGGCTGCTGGGAATTTCCACAGAGTCTGTGGGATTTGGGCTGTCATCTGAAAGGGCAGCTGTCTGGCAACCGTTCTCTCTCAG TCTTCCCTTCAGAGCAGCCCGTGGTTGCAAACACAAGCAGCAGTGAGGATGAGGCAGGGGAGCAGGTCACCTCTGTGGTGCGGAGGCGCAGGGTGAGGAGGTGCACCACAAGTTCCGTAGCTGAGCCTGAAGAGGAGGTGCCAGAGATTGGTAGTGACAAAGAAGAAACTCCAGGAAAGGGGGCACATAAGGTGGAGTTACAGCAGAAACCTGCCGTTGCCCCCCCAACTCAGAGCCATGTCAGCGGCACCCTCAATAAATGTATCCTACTGGCCCTCGTCATTGCCATCAGTATGGGCTTTGGTCATTTCTACG GCACTGTACAGGTTCAGGAGAGGCAGAAGATTGTGGAGAAGATCAGAGTGAACGAGCTTGGTGATTCCAAAGAGCTACAACATCATTGTCAGAAAGGACCAAGTGTAATCACCAAG GCCCAGAAAGAAGACTTGGTTGTGCAGCTGAAACAAACTGGCGAGGAAAGGATTAAGATTGAGTCTCAGCAAAAACAACTGACTGTGGAAAACCAACAGCTGAAGAGCTCCCTGGAGCACGAGGAGGAGTCCTTGTCCACTCTGCAGGAGGAGCTGAGGAACCTGCGCTCCCAGATCAGAGACTTAGAAGAGAGGGGGTCTGGGGCTGATTCTATCCTGTCTGAGAACCAGAGGCTGAAGGACcacctggaggaggagaagcaGCATCTCCGCAGCTTCTTGAGCCAGAGGGAAGCCCTGATGTCTGaggcacagatgttgaggaggGAGCTGGACAATGAACGGAGGGTGACTGACCAACTGAGGGATAAGTTAGAGCAGCTGAGTAGCCACAACATCcgggcaggaggagaggccgACCCGGAGACGGTAGCACTGCAATCACGGCTCATGGAGCTGGAGAAGAAATTGAACTTCGAACAGCAGCGCTCTGACCTGTGGGAGAGGCTCTATGTAGAAACCAAAGAGGAAAGGGCAAAGGGTGACAAGCAGACCAAAGTCAAGAAGTCAAAGGGCGGTGTGATTGGGAAAGTTAAAGACACTTTTGATGCTGTGAAGAACTCCACCAAGGAGTTTGTACACCATCACAAAGAACAGATCAAGAAAGCGAAAGAGGCTGTGAAAGAGAATCTGAGGAAGTTCTCAGATTCTGTGAAGTCCACCTTCCGCCACTTCAAGGACTCTGCTTCCCGTATGATGAATCGCCGGCATCATGATCGGAGGTTTCATGAAAGGAAGGAAGCCACGACTGAGCAGCAGGAGTATCATGGAGACCATGGAAACAAGCACTCAGATGACGAACCATGGCAGCACAATACCCATAGGCCCATGCACCAGCACCCTCATAAATCCACTGACAACTATTTCCAGGCCAACCGTAACACCCGGAAGTCAGGGGATAAAGTTGAGGACCCAAACATCCACAACCAACAAAGAGGAATGCCCAAAGGTTGCTCAGGGGTTTTCGACTGTGCCTACCAAGAATCCATGAGCCTCTTTAACAAAGCCATGGACCCCATAAGAGCAGATGAGTTCAACCAGCTGCTCCGCAGCTATCTCCAGGAGGAGGTTGGCCACTTCCACCACTGGGCAGAGCTTGAGAACTTCATTAAGAATTTCTTCCACAATGGCGTTTTCATCCATGATCAGATGCTGTTCACAGACTTTGTTAGTGGTGTGGAGGATTACTTAGAGGACATGGATGAGTACCATGGTCACAACCATTATGTTTTTGAGGATCTTGATGATTATGTATACAGGCACTTCTTTGGAGATACCTACTCCAAACGTTATGGGCCAAG TAGACCATTCGAGGGATCAGACACGGATACTAAAGAAGAAAGACAGGCTAAGCAGCAGCAGCACAAGCAACAGAGGGCCCGGTCTCGGCCACAAAGGGAGAGGAAGTGGAGCAGATCTGAAAggaacacagaccaacacatgGCTGATGTGAAAATAGAGTTGGGACCTATGCCCTTTGATCCCAAATATTAA
- the ccpg1 gene encoding cell cycle progression protein 1 isoform X2, with the protein MSESSSDTESSCGWTIISNEGSDIETLGPETGLECGADLPESTQVLEPGLVHDQPTPLPEECIEERGESSPDTILKKEALDETLSALEVSGEVAGDEHVTLCSSSDHSDIVTLGDVREAELGPWDEQTVVEEEAATSEDLYLGTSSSSQYTFSTAETARLMMGCWEFPQSLWDLGCHLKGQLSGNRSLSVFPSEQPVVANTSSSEDEAGEQVTSVVRRRRVRRCTTSSVAEPEEEVPEIGSDKEETPGKGAHKVELQQKPAVAPPTQSHVSGTLNKCILLALVIAISMGFGHFYGTVQVQERQKIVEKIRVNELGDSKELQHHCQKGPSVITKDVVESLREDLEDKRDMVLSLTGIMDKLTKENQDLRSKQAQLQAQKEDLVVQLKQTGEERIKIESQQKQLTVENQQLKSSLEHEEESLSTLQEELRNLRSQIRDLEERGSGADSILSENQRLKDHLEEEKQHLRSFLSQREALMSEAQMLRRELDNERRVTDQLRDKLEQLSSHNIRAGGEADPETVALQSRLMELEKKLNFEQQRSDLWERLYVETKEERAKGDKQTKVKKSKGGVIGKVKDTFDAVKNSTKEFVHHHKEQIKKAKEAVKENLRKFSDSVKSTFRHFKDSASRMMNRRHHDRRFHERKEATTEQQEYHGDHGNKHSDDEPWQHNTHRPMHQHPHKSTDNYFQANRNTRKSGDKVEDPNIHNQQRGMPKGCSGVFDCAYQESMSLFNKAMDPIRADEFNQLLRSYLQEEVGHFHHWAELENFIKNFFHNGVFIHDQMLFTDFVSGVEDYLEDMDEYHGHNHYVFEDLDDYVYRHFFGDTYSKRYGPSRPFEGSDTDTKEERQAKQQQHKQQRARSRPQRERKWSRSERNTDQHMADVKIELGPMPFDPKY; encoded by the exons ATGTCAGAGAGCTCCAGTGACACGGAGTCCTCCTGTGGATGGACCATCATAAGTAATGAG GGTTCAGATATTGAGACCCTGGGGCCAGAGACTGGCCTAGAATGTGGGGCTGACCTCCCAGAGAGTACCCAAGTGCTGGAGCCAGGGCTGGTACATGACCAACCCACCCCTCTCCCTG AGGAGTGCATTGAAGAGAGGGGTGAGTCATCTCCTGATACCATCCTGAAAAAAGAAGCCTTAGATGAGACGTTGTCTGCTTTAGAG GTAAGCGGAGAGGTGGCGGGGGACGAGCATGTGACTCTGTGCTCCTCCAGCGACCACTCTGACATTGTGACTCTGGGGGACGTGAGGGAGGCTGAGCTGGGCCCTTGGGATGAGCAGACAGTGGTGGAGGAAGAGGCAGCGACCAGTGAGGATCTCTACCTGGGAACCTCCTCCAGCAGCCAGTACACCTTCAGCACTGCAGAAACTG CCAGGTTGATGATGGGCTGCTGGGAATTTCCACAGAGTCTGTGGGATTTGGGCTGTCATCTGAAAGGGCAGCTGTCTGGCAACCGTTCTCTCTCAG TCTTCCCTTCAGAGCAGCCCGTGGTTGCAAACACAAGCAGCAGTGAGGATGAGGCAGGGGAGCAGGTCACCTCTGTGGTGCGGAGGCGCAGGGTGAGGAGGTGCACCACAAGTTCCGTAGCTGAGCCTGAAGAGGAGGTGCCAGAGATTGGTAGTGACAAAGAAGAAACTCCAGGAAAGGGGGCACATAAGGTGGAGTTACAGCAGAAACCTGCCGTTGCCCCCCCAACTCAGAGCCATGTCAGCGGCACCCTCAATAAATGTATCCTACTGGCCCTCGTCATTGCCATCAGTATGGGCTTTGGTCATTTCTACG GCACTGTACAGGTTCAGGAGAGGCAGAAGATTGTGGAGAAGATCAGAGTGAACGAGCTTGGTGATTCCAAAGAGCTACAACATCATTGTCAGAAAGGACCAAGTGTAATCACCAAG GATGTGGTTGAAAGTCTGAGAGAAGACCTAGAGGACAAGCGTGACATGGTGCTGTCCCTCACTGGGATTATGGATAAACTTACAAAAGAGAACCAGGATCTCAGATCCAAACAGGCACAGCTTCAG GCCCAGAAAGAAGACTTGGTTGTGCAGCTGAAACAAACTGGCGAGGAAAGGATTAAGATTGAGTCTCAGCAAAAACAACTGACTGTGGAAAACCAACAGCTGAAGAGCTCCCTGGAGCACGAGGAGGAGTCCTTGTCCACTCTGCAGGAGGAGCTGAGGAACCTGCGCTCCCAGATCAGAGACTTAGAAGAGAGGGGGTCTGGGGCTGATTCTATCCTGTCTGAGAACCAGAGGCTGAAGGACcacctggaggaggagaagcaGCATCTCCGCAGCTTCTTGAGCCAGAGGGAAGCCCTGATGTCTGaggcacagatgttgaggaggGAGCTGGACAATGAACGGAGGGTGACTGACCAACTGAGGGATAAGTTAGAGCAGCTGAGTAGCCACAACATCcgggcaggaggagaggccgACCCGGAGACGGTAGCACTGCAATCACGGCTCATGGAGCTGGAGAAGAAATTGAACTTCGAACAGCAGCGCTCTGACCTGTGGGAGAGGCTCTATGTAGAAACCAAAGAGGAAAGGGCAAAGGGTGACAAGCAGACCAAAGTCAAGAAGTCAAAGGGCGGTGTGATTGGGAAAGTTAAAGACACTTTTGATGCTGTGAAGAACTCCACCAAGGAGTTTGTACACCATCACAAAGAACAGATCAAGAAAGCGAAAGAGGCTGTGAAAGAGAATCTGAGGAAGTTCTCAGATTCTGTGAAGTCCACCTTCCGCCACTTCAAGGACTCTGCTTCCCGTATGATGAATCGCCGGCATCATGATCGGAGGTTTCATGAAAGGAAGGAAGCCACGACTGAGCAGCAGGAGTATCATGGAGACCATGGAAACAAGCACTCAGATGACGAACCATGGCAGCACAATACCCATAGGCCCATGCACCAGCACCCTCATAAATCCACTGACAACTATTTCCAGGCCAACCGTAACACCCGGAAGTCAGGGGATAAAGTTGAGGACCCAAACATCCACAACCAACAAAGAGGAATGCCCAAAGGTTGCTCAGGGGTTTTCGACTGTGCCTACCAAGAATCCATGAGCCTCTTTAACAAAGCCATGGACCCCATAAGAGCAGATGAGTTCAACCAGCTGCTCCGCAGCTATCTCCAGGAGGAGGTTGGCCACTTCCACCACTGGGCAGAGCTTGAGAACTTCATTAAGAATTTCTTCCACAATGGCGTTTTCATCCATGATCAGATGCTGTTCACAGACTTTGTTAGTGGTGTGGAGGATTACTTAGAGGACATGGATGAGTACCATGGTCACAACCATTATGTTTTTGAGGATCTTGATGATTATGTATACAGGCACTTCTTTGGAGATACCTACTCCAAACGTTATGGGCCAAG TAGACCATTCGAGGGATCAGACACGGATACTAAAGAAGAAAGACAGGCTAAGCAGCAGCAGCACAAGCAACAGAGGGCCCGGTCTCGGCCACAAAGGGAGAGGAAGTGGAGCAGATCTGAAAggaacacagaccaacacatgGCTGATGTGAAAATAGAGTTGGGACCTATGCCCTTTGATCCCAAATATTAA
- the ccpg1 gene encoding cell cycle progression protein 1 isoform X5, whose translation MSESSSDTESSCGWTIISNEGSDIETLGPETGLECGADLPESTQVLEPGLVHDQPTPLPEECIEERGESSPDTILKKEALDETLSALEVSGEVAGDEHVTLCSSSDHSDIVTLGDVREAELGPWDEQTVVEEEAATSEDLYLGTSSSSQYTFSTAETARLMMGCWEFPQSLWDLGCHLKGQLSGNRSLSVFPSEQPVVANTSSSEDEAGEQVTSVVRRRRVRRCTTSSVAEPEEEVPEIGSDKEETPGKGAHKVELQQKPAVAPPTQSHVSGTLNKCILLALVIAISMGFGHFYGKGTLWSRCFEGTVQVQERQKIVEKIRVNELGDSKELQHHCQKGPSVITKAQKEDLVVQLKQTGEERIKIESQQKQLTVENQQLKSSLEHEEESLSTLQEELRNLRSQIRDLEERGSGADSILSENQRLKDHLEEEKQHLRSFLSQREALMSEAQMLRRELDNERRVTDQLRDKLEQLSSHNIRAGGEADPETVALQSRLMELEKKLNFEQQRSDLWERLYVETKEERAKGDKQTKVKKSKGGVIGKVKDTFDAVKNSTKEFVHHHKEQIKKAKEAVKENLRKFSDSVKSTFRHFKDSASRMMNRRHHDRRFHERKEATTEQQEYHGDHGNKHSDDEPWQHNTHRPMHQHPHKSTDNYFQANRNTRKSGDKVEDPNIHNQQRGMPKGCSGVFDCAYQESMSLFNKAMDPIRADEFNQLLRSYLQEEVGHFHHWAELENFIKNFFHNGVFIHDQMLFTDFVSGVEDYLEDMDEYHGHNHYVFEDLDDYVYRHFFGDTYSKRYGPSRPFEGSDTDTKEERQAKQQQHKQQRARSRPQRERKWSRSERNTDQHMADVKIELGPMPFDPKY comes from the exons ATGTCAGAGAGCTCCAGTGACACGGAGTCCTCCTGTGGATGGACCATCATAAGTAATGAG GGTTCAGATATTGAGACCCTGGGGCCAGAGACTGGCCTAGAATGTGGGGCTGACCTCCCAGAGAGTACCCAAGTGCTGGAGCCAGGGCTGGTACATGACCAACCCACCCCTCTCCCTG AGGAGTGCATTGAAGAGAGGGGTGAGTCATCTCCTGATACCATCCTGAAAAAAGAAGCCTTAGATGAGACGTTGTCTGCTTTAGAG GTAAGCGGAGAGGTGGCGGGGGACGAGCATGTGACTCTGTGCTCCTCCAGCGACCACTCTGACATTGTGACTCTGGGGGACGTGAGGGAGGCTGAGCTGGGCCCTTGGGATGAGCAGACAGTGGTGGAGGAAGAGGCAGCGACCAGTGAGGATCTCTACCTGGGAACCTCCTCCAGCAGCCAGTACACCTTCAGCACTGCAGAAACTG CCAGGTTGATGATGGGCTGCTGGGAATTTCCACAGAGTCTGTGGGATTTGGGCTGTCATCTGAAAGGGCAGCTGTCTGGCAACCGTTCTCTCTCAG TCTTCCCTTCAGAGCAGCCCGTGGTTGCAAACACAAGCAGCAGTGAGGATGAGGCAGGGGAGCAGGTCACCTCTGTGGTGCGGAGGCGCAGGGTGAGGAGGTGCACCACAAGTTCCGTAGCTGAGCCTGAAGAGGAGGTGCCAGAGATTGGTAGTGACAAAGAAGAAACTCCAGGAAAGGGGGCACATAAGGTGGAGTTACAGCAGAAACCTGCCGTTGCCCCCCCAACTCAGAGCCATGTCAGCGGCACCCTCAATAAATGTATCCTACTGGCCCTCGTCATTGCCATCAGTATGGGCTTTGGTCATTTCTACG GGAAAGGTACACTATGGAGTAGATGTTTTGAGG GCACTGTACAGGTTCAGGAGAGGCAGAAGATTGTGGAGAAGATCAGAGTGAACGAGCTTGGTGATTCCAAAGAGCTACAACATCATTGTCAGAAAGGACCAAGTGTAATCACCAAG GCCCAGAAAGAAGACTTGGTTGTGCAGCTGAAACAAACTGGCGAGGAAAGGATTAAGATTGAGTCTCAGCAAAAACAACTGACTGTGGAAAACCAACAGCTGAAGAGCTCCCTGGAGCACGAGGAGGAGTCCTTGTCCACTCTGCAGGAGGAGCTGAGGAACCTGCGCTCCCAGATCAGAGACTTAGAAGAGAGGGGGTCTGGGGCTGATTCTATCCTGTCTGAGAACCAGAGGCTGAAGGACcacctggaggaggagaagcaGCATCTCCGCAGCTTCTTGAGCCAGAGGGAAGCCCTGATGTCTGaggcacagatgttgaggaggGAGCTGGACAATGAACGGAGGGTGACTGACCAACTGAGGGATAAGTTAGAGCAGCTGAGTAGCCACAACATCcgggcaggaggagaggccgACCCGGAGACGGTAGCACTGCAATCACGGCTCATGGAGCTGGAGAAGAAATTGAACTTCGAACAGCAGCGCTCTGACCTGTGGGAGAGGCTCTATGTAGAAACCAAAGAGGAAAGGGCAAAGGGTGACAAGCAGACCAAAGTCAAGAAGTCAAAGGGCGGTGTGATTGGGAAAGTTAAAGACACTTTTGATGCTGTGAAGAACTCCACCAAGGAGTTTGTACACCATCACAAAGAACAGATCAAGAAAGCGAAAGAGGCTGTGAAAGAGAATCTGAGGAAGTTCTCAGATTCTGTGAAGTCCACCTTCCGCCACTTCAAGGACTCTGCTTCCCGTATGATGAATCGCCGGCATCATGATCGGAGGTTTCATGAAAGGAAGGAAGCCACGACTGAGCAGCAGGAGTATCATGGAGACCATGGAAACAAGCACTCAGATGACGAACCATGGCAGCACAATACCCATAGGCCCATGCACCAGCACCCTCATAAATCCACTGACAACTATTTCCAGGCCAACCGTAACACCCGGAAGTCAGGGGATAAAGTTGAGGACCCAAACATCCACAACCAACAAAGAGGAATGCCCAAAGGTTGCTCAGGGGTTTTCGACTGTGCCTACCAAGAATCCATGAGCCTCTTTAACAAAGCCATGGACCCCATAAGAGCAGATGAGTTCAACCAGCTGCTCCGCAGCTATCTCCAGGAGGAGGTTGGCCACTTCCACCACTGGGCAGAGCTTGAGAACTTCATTAAGAATTTCTTCCACAATGGCGTTTTCATCCATGATCAGATGCTGTTCACAGACTTTGTTAGTGGTGTGGAGGATTACTTAGAGGACATGGATGAGTACCATGGTCACAACCATTATGTTTTTGAGGATCTTGATGATTATGTATACAGGCACTTCTTTGGAGATACCTACTCCAAACGTTATGGGCCAAG TAGACCATTCGAGGGATCAGACACGGATACTAAAGAAGAAAGACAGGCTAAGCAGCAGCAGCACAAGCAACAGAGGGCCCGGTCTCGGCCACAAAGGGAGAGGAAGTGGAGCAGATCTGAAAggaacacagaccaacacatgGCTGATGTGAAAATAGAGTTGGGACCTATGCCCTTTGATCCCAAATATTAA